ATAACTCCATCTAAATAACTAACAGGATTATAATAGACAGCATCTCTTGGAGAATATCCTCTAACTTGACCATAAGTTACACGTAATGTACTATTTGCATCCGGAAAATAACGCGCATTTGGCAACGCTTCCATTAAAGCTTTCATATAGGTTTTTTGTAAAGCTACAATGGGTTCGTTTTTTAGTTGATACTCTTTGTTAATAGCATTGTAAAAGGCTTCAATCATTGGTTTTGCATATTGATATGCAGCATCTTTATTTAACTTTTTAAGCACTTTTTTTGCATTGCCATCAAATAAATTTAAAGCAGCATCTAGGTGTGTAAAAGCTGTTTTATCGTAAATACTTGCATCAGCATTTTTATTAAAAAAAGGCATTACGTTTTTAAAGACACCTTTATCTACACCAACATCATAATTTTTATGAATCCCTTTTAAAGTGTTTACAATAGACGCTTTTGCTTTATCAAAAGACTTTGGGTTTTTAGTAATGGCTTGTTCAAATTGATAGGCTCTAAATGTCATAGACATTAACTCATTTGTAACTAAAAAGACTTCAATAAAATTTCTTCTTTTAATATTTATAGGAGCAAAATCTTTATACAATCTATCAAATTCAGGAAGAATAGTACCATATTTCTCTAGTAAGTTTTTTTCTGCTAAAGCTTTTGTAAATGAAGCTTCAAAGGCTTGTCTTTTTTTTACAGCATCACTTTTTTTGATACCTAAGTTTTCTCCAATCCATTTTTTCCAAGCATTTGCAATTCTTGCTTGTTTAGATGCATATTTAATACGAATAGCATCACTCGTTTTCATTTTAGCATCAATAACCTTTAGTGCAGCTTCTCTAATAGCAATGTTTGTTGGGTTGTATTCTTCTGTAATATGTTTAATTGCAACAGCTGGTAAATACTCGTCAGTAGTTCCAGGAAAACCAAAAACTAAGGTAAAATCTCCTTCTTCTACACCATCTAAAGAAATAGGTAAAAAGTGTTTAGGTGTATAAGGCACATTGTCTTTATTGTATTTTGCAGGACGATTATTTGCATCAGCATAAATTCTGAACATAGAAAAATCTCCTGTATGTCTAGGAAAAACCCAATTGTCTGTGTCGCTACCAAATTTACCAATATTTGTTGGAGGCGCACCAACTAAACGGATGTCTTCGAAGCGTTCTGTCACAAATAAAAAGAATTGATTTCCTTGAAAAAAAGACTTTATTTTAGTTTGCTGCCAAGCTTCTTTTGTGGTTGTTTTTTGTAGCGCATTCCCATTTTTTGTAATGATAGATTGTTTTTCTTTTTCAGTTAAAGCATTATTGATACCTTTAAGAACCTTATCTGTTACATCTTCTATACGCACAATAAACTCAACATATAAACCTGGGTTTGGTAGTTCTTCTTTTAGGTTCATAGCCCAAAAACCATCTTTTAAATAATCGTTTTCTAAGGTAGAATGAGCTTGAATTTGACCAAAACCACAATGATGATTTGTTAATATTAATCCTTTAGGAGAAATAATTTCACTAGTACAACCTCCATTAAAATGCCCAATAGCATCTTTTAAACTAGAATTGTTAACATCGTAAATGTCTTTTGCTGATAGTTTACTTCCCAAAGAAGTCATTTCTTGTTCATTCATTCCTTCTAAAAGAGAGGGAATCCACATACCACCTTGTTGTGCAAAAACTTGTACAGAAAGGAGTAAAAATAGTATTTTTAGATATTTCATATTTATGATTTTAAAAGGGGATAAAAATACAAAAAGGGTTACTTTTTACCTAAAGGATATGCTTCTTGTTCAATAAAGTTTTTCGGAAATTTTTCATCACCCTCAAAACCCAATTCGATGTCTCTACCAGAATACGGAATGTAATTTGTTTTAAAAATATAATCCCAAATACTTAATGTAATTCCGAAGTTTACACCATTTTTTCTGTCTTCTGGCAATTCTTTTACGTGATGCCAAATGTGCATTTTGGGGTTATTTAAAATATATTTTAACCAGCCATAATCCCAATTAATATTTGCGTGATTTAAATGCCCTATAAAAATGTTAAAAAAGTGAACAAAGGCAACATCTTGTGCAGAAAAACCACCAATAATTGCCAAAGGAATGTATTTTAAAGAACTGTAAACTACAGGTTCCATCCAATGATAACGCAAGTGTGCGGCAAAGCCCATTTCTTTTACAGAGTGATGTACTTTGTGAAAATTCCATAAAAATTCAAAAGTATGAAGCAATCTATGTGTCCACCATTGTACAAAATCAACCACAATAAAAAAGATAAAAATTCGTGCAAAAAAGGGGAGTTCATTAATATCTAACAATTGAAAATTAGCAACAGATAGACCTACAATTCCTAAAAGGTCATTAAACAATTGTGCAGCCGAATTTGATAAAGCAATGAGTACAATTAAATTTAATAAAAAGAAATTGAAGAACATGTAAAACGTGTCTAACCAAAAGTCTTTTCTAAATAATGATTGATTTTTTCGCCATGGAAAAATAGCTTCTAATGCCCAAACAACTAGTGAAATAATGATTAATCCGTAGAAATAATTCTCCCAGTTCAATTCCATTAAAACAGACTGTTTTACGTAATTCCAATAATCGGAATAAGAGTTTTTTATAATGTCTAGGTATTTGTTCATTTTACTTTATGTTGATGAGAAATCCCCTTCAGGTTTTAAAAACCTGAAGGGTCTGAATTTTATAATTAAGCTTACAACACCTTAATAACCTCTTTAAATAATGCAATCATTTTAGGTTCTGCTTTACCAGCAATGGCAATTATTTCTGTAATATCAACAGGTTGTAAGTTTTTTGGGTCACATTCATCCGTTAACACAGAAATAGCAGCACAAGGCAAGTTCAATTGTTTGGCAACAATAACTTCTGGTACAGTACTCATACCTACAGCATCGGTTTCTAAAATTTGCAACATTCTATATTCTGCTCTAGTTTCTAATTGAGGGCCTAAAACACTAGCATAAACACCTTCGTGTAATAAAATATTTTGTTCCTTGGCAACAGCATTAATTTTAGTGTTTATTTCTTTAGAATAAGGTTCTAACATATCTGCAAAAATATTACCAAAACTATTGGCTCCTTTAAATGCTAAAGGAGAACTTCCTTGTAAATTAATATGATCGTTTATCAGCATTAAATCTCCTTTTTTATAAGTAAGATTAATTGCTCCTGCGGCATTAGAAACTAATAAGTTTTTAATACCTAAACCGTGCATAGTTCTAATTCCGTAGGTAACTTCCCAAGCATTGTAACCTTCATATAAATGAAAACGGCCTGCCATAACCACTACTTTTTTTCCTGATAATTCTCCGTAAATTAATTTACCAGAATGAAACTCTACCGTTGCAACAGGGAAATTTGGAATATCAGAATACGAAATTTCTTTTTCAATTGAAATTTCATCAACTAATTTACCTAATCCTGTTCCTAAAACAATTCCTATTTCTGGATTTGTAACTCCGTTTGATTTTAAAAAATCGATGGTTTCTTGTAATTGTTGTTTTTTCATAATCGTTATTTGTCATAATGAATGAGGAACAAATGAAGTAATCTATAATCAGCTTGCTTTGTGCCTCGCAATGACGTTTATTTTAAAAAATGTGCAAATGCAGAATGATGCTCAATATCTTCATAAACATCAACGTCATTTAGTTCTTCTAACAAAAATACTGCTTTATCTTGTAAATCTGTTAATGTATCTTTTCTAACTGAATCCGTTCCCCAGTCTTTGTTTTTGAAGATATTTTCTTGCAAAGAATTCATGCCTAAAAGATAATAACCACCATCTTCTGCAGGTCCAATTACAACATCATTTTTATCTAATGCTGTAAATGCTTTTTCTATGTTTTCTGATGATAAATCGTACAAATCACTACCAATGATCATTACTTTTTGATAACCAGCATCAAATCCGTTTTTAAACGCATTTAACATTCTTATGCCTAAATCTTCTCCAACTTGTTGGTGTTTTTGAAAAATGTTTTCGCTCCAAATATCATTTTCTCTAATTTTTACAGAATAATAAACAGACTTGTCAGAAGAAACTTCTGATGAAACATTTTTGGTTTTTTCTAATAAGAATTTATAAATTTCTAGAGCAGTTTCATCTCCAACAGTTTTTGCCAAACGTGTTTTTGCTTTTCCTAACTCAGGATTTCTAGTAAAGATTAATAATAGGTTTTTATTCATTTTTTTTAATTTTGTCATTCTAAAATGAGGAACGATTGAGGTATCTTTGAATTGAAAATAGATTTCTCCTATCGTTGAAATGATATTTGTGCTTTTAATTGAGTTGGTACTGAATACAGCAACTGCCTACTGTCACTCTTTTAATAAACTTTCTCCCCTTTTTTAAGCCATTTGCCCCATTCTTTATTAAAAGCGTGGACTCTTTCTGTCGTTTTACCCAAAGTATCCATTACTTTAAAATTGTTGTTTTTCCATTCAAAAATTCCGCCATATAAATTAAAAACATTGGTGTAACCTTTTTTAATCAATTTGTCTGCAACAATTTCAGAACGAATTCCAAGAGAGCAATACACTACAATTTTAGCGTTTTTATCCGTTGGTAATTTCTCTAAAGTTGTATGGATATTAAAATCATCAAAACCGACACAAATAGCATTTTGTAAATGACTTACATTAAATTCTTTTACTTCTCTAGCATCTAATAAAATAGCTTTTGTTGTCGTTAAACTATCCACAGAAATATAAGGAACATTATTCTTGTTGAATTTATTCAATAATTTATCTAGCTTCTTTTGTCCGAAAGAAACTGAGCTTATTAAAAGAAAAAGAAGGATTACTTTATTCATAATTTAAATTTTACAACGTTGTCATTGCGAGGTACGAAGCTATCTCTTCGGCATAAAAAGATTGCTTCGTGCCTTGCAATGACGTTTCTTAATTAACAACATCCTCCGCCATCATAATGAAACGTAGATTCTGAAAAGAAAATATCGTCTCTACCTAAATTTTTAAGTGCATTTGCCGTTTTATCACAAATAGCCAAAGGCTGATTTTTTAATAAAGTATGCCCCAATCCGTCATCAAAATAATCTTCATCACCATAATAAATAGCAGCTTTTCCTGTAAAAATACAAGGTCCGTCTGCTGGCATTGGGTCTTTAATAGCGGCAACTTCTATAGATTCTATATAAATTAATTCGTCCGTTGGATAATTCTTTGGATCTAAAATTCTGTAGGGTTTTCTTGCTCTAATTTCAATGGTTCCAAAACCGGCATCTGTTAAAGCTTTTACATAATCTGCAATAGATAAACTTCCACTTAAACACAAGGCACGTAAACGTTCATCATTACGTAATTCATCGTTCATAGGTTGTTCACAAGTAGGATCGCTCATTACCAATTTTCCATGAGGTTTTAAAACTCGGTACATTTCTGCAATGGCTTTTTTTAAATCATCAGACTTAAAAATATTGAACAAACAATTTTGAGCCGCCACATCAATAGAATTATCTTCTACAGGTAAATCCATTGCATCACCTTTACGTAAATCAACAAAATCAGATTGAAACCAATCATTTTGTTCTTCTGCAATTTTAAAATTTTTTCTGGAAGCTTCTAACATTTCGTCAACCACATCTAAACCAATAACGCCACCTTTATTTCTGTTAAAATAGGCAAATTGAAGTAATTCCATTCCGCCACCAACACCAACATATAGCATTTTAGGATTGTTGGTTAAATCACGAGCATGCACTGTAGAACCACAACCGTAGTTCATTTCTTGCATAATTCTTGGAATTTTTAAACCTGGTAATTCCCAAATAGGGTTTGTTGTACAACATAGCCCAACATCTGGTGTTAATGCTGCTTCTTTATATACATTGTGTGTAGTTTCTAAATAACTCATGATTTTTTTTATTTTATAATTGAATTCCGAATCCTTGTAAACCACTTTCTATAGGTGGTAAAATTTCGGTATTATCCCAGATTCCTGTAATAATAGTTCTAGAATATTCTTCGGGTAGTAAACCGTTTTGCATTAATTTACTAGTTAATTTATAATTGTAATCTAACGTGTAATGTGTAAAGTTAAAGTTTTCTTTCGAATCGTCTAAAATAGCATACCAAACAGATGGAGTTCCGTTATTTGCTGGCATTCCAATAACTCCAGGATTTAGCCAAAGTTGTTCTTTTTCTTGTTGATAAAAAGGCAATCCACAATGACCAGCAACAATTACATCGCTATTTGTAGCTTCAAAATTTGGTTGTTTTATTGCCCAATCTGTAGACTTAAAAATAAATTCTGAGACATTAAAATAAGAACCATGTACTACAGTTACTTGCTGTTTAGCATATTCAAAACGGATATTATTTGGTAATGTTTTTAGAAAATCTAAAGAGTTTTCAGACAATTTACTTTGTGCATACGGGTACCAAAGTTGAGAAAAACCATCGCAACGAGAACCTTCTCTAAAATCGCAACCACAATCTTCTGCATTTTCTCTTAACTGAATTTCTACATTACCAACAATGCTTTTTGCGCCCCACAATTTAAATAATTGTACGGTTTCTTCTGGTTGTGCACAGTAACCCACAATATCTCCAGTACAAAAACAATTTTCTGGACTGATATTTTCTTTTTCGGCAATTTGTTTTAAAGCTTCTAAAGCTTGTAAATTGCTGTAAACTCCACCAAAAAGTAAAGTTTTACCTGATATTTTACCTAAATCGGCTATTTTTTGATCCATGTTGGTATAAAATATAAAATGATACAACTTAAAATCCCCCAAATATTTACCCACAATAAAGAGGCGTATTTTCCTTCTGTAAAGATGAATGCTTCTGGGAAAATATCAAAAATGAGAAAAAATCCGAAAACTAATCCGCAGAAAACACTTAAATAGAAACTGATTCTTGGCACTTCTACTTTCCAAAATATAAAAATAGGAGTGAGGCCAATAACCATAGTTCCAGAGATGGTAGTTGCTGATAAAATTTCAGCATTTAAAAACACCGGAATTGTTCCTAAAACGGCAACGATAATCATAGTAATTCTTCCGAAGGAAACCGTTTTTTTGATGTTTAAATCAATAGCGATTAACTTAGAAAAAGACGAGAATGTAGAATCTAAAGTAGAGGCTGCAGAGGTTATCATAATAAAGTTAATGACTAATAAAATAACCACTCCAAACGCTTTACCAACTTCTACAGCTGCTTGTCCAGACATTCCTTTTGTTTGCGCATACACACCAATTAAACTGAATAACACGATACAAATTGCGCCTAAACCACTTGCCCATAAAAAGCTTTTCCTTGTTACTTTTGGGGATGAAATAAAACCTCTGTCGGTTAAAACAGGATCGTGAAAAGGGTAACTAAAAGATTGTATAATTGCAGCAAAAAAGAGGTTTAATCCGAGTTCGAAACTCCAAGTTCCTGAACTAACAATTTGTGCAGTAGAAAAATCATCCGTAGTAAAAATTGTTCCTAAAATAATGAGCAATAAAACAGAAAATAATACCATTTGTATGACGTCTGTAAAAATAGAACTACTCAATCCGCCTTTTAAGGCGTAGGATAATGTTAGTAAAGTAAATACAATAATTGCCCAATAATAACCGCTAGTTCCTTGCGCTCCAAAGTAACTACCAATAACCATAGTGTTGCTCCAAACTTCATTAAAAAGACGAAAAGCAATCAATACCGAAAAGATTGCCATGGCGTTTTTACCAAACTTAGTTGTTAAAAAATGATGAATACTTTTAAAATTTCCTTTGGTTCTTAATTGATAAATAATAATACCTGCAACTGCAAATGATAAGTAATAACCAGCATACGCTACACCACCAACCAACCCAAAAGACAAGCCTAAATTTGCTGCATTGGTAATGCTTTTTGCAAAAATCCAAGAGATAATTAAGCTACCCGTTAATACCAAAGTATTGGGTGCTTTCTTTTTGTGTACAGCTTTAAAAAACTGATCTGTGGTTTTTGCGAGCGGCGATAAAAAGTACAAGGTTACACTTGAACAAATTATTAAAACCCATTGCCAATTAATTACATCCATATTTTTCTATTCGTTCCACCAAACTTTTACGTCTAGACTGTTTCCGTTTGTTGCTGTTTCTGCTACTTTATAATTCTCTATATTTAAGGATGCTGCTTCCGCAGGATACGGCATTCTAACAGGAATTACACCGTTATTTAAACTTGCAGATATTGATTTTAAAGCAGGAAAACCTGTTCTTCTATATTCTACCCAACCTTCATATCCGTTAATAAGAGAAGCGATCCATTTTTGAGTGATAATTTGTTCTAAATGTGATTTTCCTACAGTATTGTAATTCGCATTTAGAGTTAAATACGTTGCAGGTAAATTGGTGTTCCAATATTCAAAAGCTTGTGTAACGGCAGTATTGTATAATGTTTCTGCATTTGCTGTAATAAAGCCTTTTTGGGCAGCTTCTGCTAACAAGAAATTCGTTTCCCAAGCGGTCATGAAATTAGCATCTAATGTAGAGGTGTCTTCTCTAAAAATGGTTCCTGCTAAAGAATAATCAGACAAAGCCACTGATGTTGATGATGCGTCAATTCCGTTTAATAAACCATTAAATTCATTAGAAGTAGCATTAGAAAAAGGTCTGAAAAAGGTTTCAATTCTAGTATCATTTAAATCAGTCAGAATTTCTTCCATGGTTTCAGAAAGTACAAAATTATTAAAATCACCAACTCTCAATTGCGCCAATCTAAAACTGTTTGGTTCAGAATTTGTAAAATCAAAAACCGCGTTTTCTGTATTGTTTTTTATATAGTTTCCTTCAATAAATAACGTTTGCAATTGAGCAGCAACATCTACTTTACCAGAAATACGCACTAAATATTTAATTTTTAACGAGTTTGCAAATTGTATCCATGAGTCTAAATTTCCATTATATAAAATATCGCCCTCTAAAGGAATAGAACCAGCATAGGCATTTATAGCAGCAATTCCTTTGTCTAGATTATCTAAAATTCCGTTTTCATTTTGATAAATGTCTTCTTGTAAATCATATTTAGGAGTAACCGTTCCTTCAATTCCGTTAAAGGCTTCAAAGTAGGGAACATCACCAAATAAATCTGTTAAACCAGCAGCCATATAGGCTTTTAAAATTAACGCAGGACCTTCATAAACTGCAAAAGCAGGTGTTTTTTGAGCTTGCTTTAAGATGATTTCATTATCACGCAAATTTGTGTAAAATATTGGCCAAGGATTTCCGCCTAATTGCGGACTTTTTAAATCGTGTCTGTCAAATAAATTAAAATCTAAAGCGGTTCTGTGTTGTGCTAATAAATCTCCTGCAACAAAACCTTCATAACTCATATTTTCTCCAAAGTCGTAAATAACTTGTCTTAACAACAAACTGGGTTGTACAGAAACAGGTGCGTTTGGGTTGGTGTTTAAATCTTCAAAACCATTGGTGCAACTTGTAGCTATAAAAACAAAAATTGCAATTGTATATATAATTTTTTTCATTGTCTTTTTTTTAAAAATCAAAACCTACTTTAAAACCTAAACTTCTGCTAGAAGCATAACTTAAATCTTCAACTCCACTAACAAAACCATTTCCTTGAACGGCTAGTTGTTCAGGGTCAAAATGTGGATTTTCGGTAATTACAAATAAGTTGTTTCCAATAAAAGAAAAGTTCATTGTAGAGGTGTTTCTTAAGCCTAAAAAACCTTCGTCCAAATTTAATGTGTAGCCAATAGAAAACTGACGTAACTTTAAATAAGAAGCATCATAAACATTATTTTCTTCGTGATTTCTGTCGTAAAATTGTCTGTAATAACTTTCTGAAGAAACTGCAATAGTGTTTGGTTGCCCAGTATTTACATTTACACCTTGTGCAATAATTCCTTCAGTTGGTCTGTTTGCAGTTTCTGCTAATTGCCCGCCAACGTTACCTAAAGCACGTGTTCTAGAAACAATTTCGCCACCTTGTCTCCAGTCGAATAAGAAGCTTGCGTTCCAATCTTTGTATTTAAATGAGTTGTTCCATCCTAAAGTAAAATCTGGATTGTAATTACCAATTTTAATCAAATCATTATCGGCAATAAA
The nucleotide sequence above comes from Polaribacter butkevichii. Encoded proteins:
- a CDS encoding S46 family peptidase, whose product is MKYLKILFLLLSVQVFAQQGGMWIPSLLEGMNEQEMTSLGSKLSAKDIYDVNNSSLKDAIGHFNGGCTSEIISPKGLILTNHHCGFGQIQAHSTLENDYLKDGFWAMNLKEELPNPGLYVEFIVRIEDVTDKVLKGINNALTEKEKQSIITKNGNALQKTTTKEAWQQTKIKSFFQGNQFFLFVTERFEDIRLVGAPPTNIGKFGSDTDNWVFPRHTGDFSMFRIYADANNRPAKYNKDNVPYTPKHFLPISLDGVEEGDFTLVFGFPGTTDEYLPAVAIKHITEEYNPTNIAIREAALKVIDAKMKTSDAIRIKYASKQARIANAWKKWIGENLGIKKSDAVKKRQAFEASFTKALAEKNLLEKYGTILPEFDRLYKDFAPINIKRRNFIEVFLVTNELMSMTFRAYQFEQAITKNPKSFDKAKASIVNTLKGIHKNYDVGVDKGVFKNVMPFFNKNADASIYDKTAFTHLDAALNLFDGNAKKVLKKLNKDAAYQYAKPMIEAFYNAINKEYQLKNEPIVALQKTYMKALMEALPNARYFPDANSTLRVTYGQVRGYSPRDAVYYNPVSYLDGVIEKYIPGDYEFDVPVKLRELYKTKNYGQYADKNGKVPVCFLGTNHTTGGNSGSPAIDAEGNLIGLNFDRVWEGTMSDMNYDPEICRNIMVDVRYVLFIVDKYAGATHLIDEMTLVHPKKSK
- a CDS encoding sterol desaturase family protein, with the translated sequence MNKYLDIIKNSYSDYWNYVKQSVLMELNWENYFYGLIIISLVVWALEAIFPWRKNQSLFRKDFWLDTFYMFFNFFLLNLIVLIALSNSAAQLFNDLLGIVGLSVANFQLLDINELPFFARIFIFFIVVDFVQWWTHRLLHTFEFLWNFHKVHHSVKEMGFAAHLRYHWMEPVVYSSLKYIPLAIIGGFSAQDVAFVHFFNIFIGHLNHANINWDYGWLKYILNNPKMHIWHHVKELPEDRKNGVNFGITLSIWDYIFKTNYIPYSGRDIELGFEGDEKFPKNFIEQEAYPLGKK
- a CDS encoding purine-nucleoside phosphorylase, whose product is MKKQQLQETIDFLKSNGVTNPEIGIVLGTGLGKLVDEISIEKEISYSDIPNFPVATVEFHSGKLIYGELSGKKVVVMAGRFHLYEGYNAWEVTYGIRTMHGLGIKNLLVSNAAGAINLTYKKGDLMLINDHINLQGSSPLAFKGANSFGNIFADMLEPYSKEINTKINAVAKEQNILLHEGVYASVLGPQLETRAEYRMLQILETDAVGMSTVPEVIVAKQLNLPCAAISVLTDECDPKNLQPVDITEIIAIAGKAEPKMIALFKEVIKVL
- a CDS encoding TIGR04282 family arsenosugar biosynthesis glycosyltransferase, coding for MNKNLLLIFTRNPELGKAKTRLAKTVGDETALEIYKFLLEKTKNVSSEVSSDKSVYYSVKIRENDIWSENIFQKHQQVGEDLGIRMLNAFKNGFDAGYQKVMIIGSDLYDLSSENIEKAFTALDKNDVVIGPAEDGGYYLLGMNSLQENIFKNKDWGTDSVRKDTLTDLQDKAVFLLEELNDVDVYEDIEHHSAFAHFLK
- a CDS encoding rhodanese-like domain-containing protein — encoded protein: MNKVILLFLLISSVSFGQKKLDKLLNKFNKNNVPYISVDSLTTTKAILLDAREVKEFNVSHLQNAICVGFDDFNIHTTLEKLPTDKNAKIVVYCSLGIRSEIVADKLIKKGYTNVFNLYGGIFEWKNNNFKVMDTLGKTTERVHAFNKEWGKWLKKGEKVY
- the arsM gene encoding arsenosugar biosynthesis arsenite methyltransferase ArsM produces the protein MSYLETTHNVYKEAALTPDVGLCCTTNPIWELPGLKIPRIMQEMNYGCGSTVHARDLTNNPKMLYVGVGGGMELLQFAYFNRNKGGVIGLDVVDEMLEASRKNFKIAEEQNDWFQSDFVDLRKGDAMDLPVEDNSIDVAAQNCLFNIFKSDDLKKAIAEMYRVLKPHGKLVMSDPTCEQPMNDELRNDERLRALCLSGSLSIADYVKALTDAGFGTIEIRARKPYRILDPKNYPTDELIYIESIEVAAIKDPMPADGPCIFTGKAAIYYGDEDYFDDGLGHTLLKNQPLAICDKTANALKNLGRDDIFFSESTFHYDGGGCC
- a CDS encoding metallophosphoesterase family protein codes for the protein MDQKIADLGKISGKTLLFGGVYSNLQALEALKQIAEKENISPENCFCTGDIVGYCAQPEETVQLFKLWGAKSIVGNVEIQLRENAEDCGCDFREGSRCDGFSQLWYPYAQSKLSENSLDFLKTLPNNIRFEYAKQQVTVVHGSYFNVSEFIFKSTDWAIKQPNFEATNSDVIVAGHCGLPFYQQEKEQLWLNPGVIGMPANNGTPSVWYAILDDSKENFNFTHYTLDYNYKLTSKLMQNGLLPEEYSRTIITGIWDNTEILPPIESGLQGFGIQL
- a CDS encoding sodium:solute symporter, whose amino-acid sequence is MDVINWQWVLIICSSVTLYFLSPLAKTTDQFFKAVHKKKAPNTLVLTGSLIISWIFAKSITNAANLGLSFGLVGGVAYAGYYLSFAVAGIIIYQLRTKGNFKSIHHFLTTKFGKNAMAIFSVLIAFRLFNEVWSNTMVIGSYFGAQGTSGYYWAIIVFTLLTLSYALKGGLSSSIFTDVIQMVLFSVLLLIILGTIFTTDDFSTAQIVSSGTWSFELGLNLFFAAIIQSFSYPFHDPVLTDRGFISSPKVTRKSFLWASGLGAICIVLFSLIGVYAQTKGMSGQAAVEVGKAFGVVILLVINFIMITSAASTLDSTFSSFSKLIAIDLNIKKTVSFGRITMIIVAVLGTIPVFLNAEILSATTISGTMVIGLTPIFIFWKVEVPRISFYLSVFCGLVFGFFLIFDIFPEAFIFTEGKYASLLWVNIWGILSCIILYFIPTWIKK
- a CDS encoding SusD/RagB family nutrient-binding outer membrane lipoprotein produces the protein MKKIIYTIAIFVFIATSCTNGFEDLNTNPNAPVSVQPSLLLRQVIYDFGENMSYEGFVAGDLLAQHRTALDFNLFDRHDLKSPQLGGNPWPIFYTNLRDNEIILKQAQKTPAFAVYEGPALILKAYMAAGLTDLFGDVPYFEAFNGIEGTVTPKYDLQEDIYQNENGILDNLDKGIAAINAYAGSIPLEGDILYNGNLDSWIQFANSLKIKYLVRISGKVDVAAQLQTLFIEGNYIKNNTENAVFDFTNSEPNSFRLAQLRVGDFNNFVLSETMEEILTDLNDTRIETFFRPFSNATSNEFNGLLNGIDASSTSVALSDYSLAGTIFREDTSTLDANFMTAWETNFLLAEAAQKGFITANAETLYNTAVTQAFEYWNTNLPATYLTLNANYNTVGKSHLEQIITQKWIASLINGYEGWVEYRRTGFPALKSISASLNNGVIPVRMPYPAEAASLNIENYKVAETATNGNSLDVKVWWNE